In Larimichthys crocea isolate SSNF chromosome VI, L_crocea_2.0, whole genome shotgun sequence, one genomic interval encodes:
- the cita gene encoding citron Rho-interacting kinase isoform X4 yields the protein MLKFKYVSQGSLKTLPSSADPITSRSSRLNQLFQGRLSLCGPQGGCTIGREEFLEALLLLYQECNSPDLMKIHHVANFVNKFSEMVSELQALQPCLHDFEVRAVVGRGRFAEVQVVREKATGDVCALKVMNKTVLRTQENVVFHEEERRILALNSSPWIPQLLYAFQDKEHVYLAMEYLPGGDLMSLLNRYEDQFDESMAQFYLAELVEAIHAVHQLGYVHRDVKPENVLIDRTGHIKLADFGSAARLTSNRTVASPTVPVGTQDFLSPEVLAAMNGGSQSTYGVECDWWSLGVIAYEMIYARSPFAEGTSTKTIHNILNYKRFLKFPEEPRASKQFVDLLQRLLCGAKERLGFQGLRCHSFFSSVDWNNLRQVLPPFVPALHAEDDTSNFEEPEQAAPRPASAAQRGALPVGFRGQDLPFLGWFFSRALTTLAKTESVSAGLNSPAKTNSMEKKLHLKSRELQETQDKCHKMEQEISRFQRKMTDLESVLHQKDVELKASETQRSILEQDLATYITECSSLKRSLEEARVEVSREDDKAMQLLHDIREQSNKLQEIKEQEYHAQLEEMQVTIRQLEEDLSAARRRSDLYEAELRDSRQTSEELKRKAVEYQQRIQKAKEQGKAEVEELLSKLEKTNSEQQVKIQELQDKLSKAVKASTEATELLQNVRQAKERLERDLERLRGKTDSSDTLKRRLRETEQEGRKTLENQVKRLEMVERRENKLKDDIQTKSQQIQQMAEKILELEENLRDAQSTAQRMETQLVQKERLYEDKIKVLEAQMKVDLADKESLEARRAQQEEESRENCKLISEQKATINAMDSKMKNLEQRIAELSEANKLAANSSIYTQKNMKAQEEMISELRQQKFYLESQAGKLEAQNAKLEEHLEKMSQQEQTKRTRLLELESRLREMGLEHEEEKLEIKRQVSELTLSLQERESQISSLQAARLALESQLQQAKTELEETTAEAEEEITALRNHRDEIQRKFDALRDSCSVITDLEEQLTQLSQENAELNRQNFYLSKQLDEASDEREDQLQLSQEVDRLRREVADREMHLNNQKQNIETLKTTCSMLEEQVVELESLNDELLEKERQWEAWRGALEDEKSQAERRTRDLQRLLDNEKQNRLRADQRSSESRQAVELAVKEHKAEILALQQALKEQRLKAESLSDTLNDLEKKHAMLEMNARSLQQKLETERELKQRLMEEQGKLQQQMDLQKSHIFRLTQGLQDALDQTDMLKTERTDLEYQLENIQAVYSHEKVKMEGTISQQTKLIDFLQAKMDQPTKKKKGIFGRRREDVGTTTNGALAPQAQPAVPLQYGDMKMALEKERSRCAELEEALQKMRIELRSLREEAAHFKAQEHVAPSTPAQARHQILMSAIVKSPEHQPNPSSLLNPSTRCKETSTPEEKRRVTFEKFGRRVKERMHHNIPHRFTVGLNMRAAKCAVCLDTVHFGRQAATCLECHTLCHPKCSPCLPATCGLPAEYATHFSEALCREKANSPALQVKEASGHVRLEGWMKQPRNGKRGQQGWERKYVVLDGTKVSIYDTEPREDCIKVEEEFELCLPDGEVTVHGAVGASELINTAKSDIPYVLKLESHPHTTCWPGQSLYFMAPSFPDKQRWVAVLESVVAGSRGSRDKVDADAKLLGNSLLKLEGDDRLDINCTMPLTDQIVLVGSEEGLYALNVIKNSLTHIPGLTSVFQIQILKELDKLLMITGEDRALCLVEIKKVKQSLSQSHLPAQPDLNPFIFETVKGCHLFSSGKIDNGTCICAAMPNKITILRHNESLNKFCIRKEIETSEPCSCIHFTGYSIIIGTNKFYEIEMKQYVLEEFLDKNDVTLASAVFAASSHSFPISIIQVTTAPQKDEYLLCFHEFGVFVDAYGRRSRNDDIKWSRLPLSFAYREPYLFVTYFNSLDVIEILGHAALGPHSYAHLDIPNPRYLGPAISSGAIYLASSYQNKLRVICCKGNLVQSQEGVGDLQRNGSGRSPNKRGPPSYNEHISKRLAANPLVHGDPGTPHRYREARTEFRRDKSPSRPLEREKSPGRMLESRIVGSPGRAMADPRLERSPGRAMADPRMDRSPGRMMDVRRERSPGRFEERQRLHTGSGRTPINPVNKVWDQSSV from the exons GGTCGACTCAGCCTGTGTGGGCCGCAGGGAGGATGCACTATAGGTCGGGAAGAGTTTCTGGAGGCCCTGCTGCTACTGTACCAAGAGTGCAACTCCCCAGACCTTATGAAGATACATCATGTGGCAAACTTTGTCAATAAGT TTTCGGAAATGGTCTCAGAGCTACAGGCCCTGCAGCCTTGTCTTCATGACTTTGAAGTGCGCGCAGTGGTGGGTCGTGGTCGCTTTGCTGAAGTCCAAGTAGTCCGGGAGAAGGCCACTGGGGATGTTTGTGCGCTGAAAGTCATGAACAAGACAGTTTTACGCACTCAAGAAAAT GTGGTTTTTCATGAAGAGGAGCGAAGGATCCTGGCTCTGAACAGCAGTCCCTGGATCCCACAGCTTCTCTATGCCTTCCAGGATAAAGAACATGTCTATCTG GCGATGGAGTACTTGCCAGGAGGTGACCTGATGTCCCTACTAAACAGATACGAGGATCAGTTTGATGAGTCCATGGCTCAGTTCTACTTGGCTGAGCTGGTAGAGGCTATTCATGCTGTCCACCAGCTGGGTTATGTCCACAG AGATGTCAAACCAGAGAATGTTCTCATCGATCGGACTGGTCACATTAAGCTGGCAGACTTTGGATCAGCTGCCAGGCTGACTTCTAACAGAACA GTGGCATCTCCCACAGTGCCTGTTGGGACCCAGGACTTCCTCTCCCCTGAGGTCCTGGCCGCCATGAATGGGGGCTCTCAGAGCACCTATGGGGTTGAGTGTGACTGGTGGTCCCTTGGTGTCATAGCCTATGAGATGATTTATGCCAGGTCGCCTTTTGCTGAAGGCACTTCTACCAAGACAATCCATAACATCCTCAACTACAAG CGTTTTCTTAAGTTTCCGGAGGAGCCGCGGGCCAGTAAGCAGTTTGTAGACCTGCTGCAGAGATTGCTGTGTGGAGCCAAAGAGCGACTGGGTTTCCAGGGACTCCGCTGTCATTCTTTCTTCTCCAGCGTAGACTGGAACAATTTAAGACAAG TTCTCCCGCCTTTTGTTCCTGCGTTGCACGCTGAAGATGACACCTCTAATTTTGAGGAGCCGGAGCAGGCAGCCCCCCGGCCAGCCTCAGCAGCCCAGCGAGGAGCTCTGCCAGTGGGCTTCCGGGGCCAGGATCTGCCCTTTCTAGGCTGGTTCTTCAGCAGAGCGTTGACAACATTGGCCAAAACTGA GTCAGTGTCCGCGGGCCTCAACTCTCCTGCTAAGACCAACTCCATGGAAAAGAAACTGCACCTTAAAAGCAGAGAACTACAGGAAACTCAAGACAAATGTCACAAG ATGGAGCAGGAGATCTCCAGGTTCCAGCGTAAAATGACTGACCTGGAGTCAGTACTCCACCAGAAGGATGTGGAGCTGAAGGCGTCTGAGACGCAGAGGAGCATTCTGGAGCAAGACCTCGCCACCTACATTACCGAGTGCAGC AGCCTAAAGCGAAGCCTGGAAGAGGCACGTGTGGAGGTCTCCAGAGAGGATGACAAGGCCATGCAGCTGCTGCATGACATCCGCGAACAGAGCAACAAGCTGCAGGAAATTAAAGAGCAA GAATACCATGCCCAGCTGGAGGAGATGCAGGTGACCATCAGGCAGCTGGAAGAGGACCTGTCAGCTGCCCGACGCCGCAGTGACCTCTACGAAGCTGAACTTCGAGACTCCAGGCAGACAAGTGAGGAACTGAAAAGGAAAGCTGTGGAATACCAGCAGAGAATCCAGAAG GCTAAAGAGCAGGGCAAAGCTGAGGTGGAGGAACTTCTCTCCAAACTAGAGAAG accAATTCAGAGCAGCAGGTGAAAATCCAGGAGCTCCAGGACAAATTGTCCAAG GCAGTCAAAGCGAGCACAGAAGCCACTGAGCTTCTGCAGAATGTGCGGCAGGCCAAAGAGCGGTTGGAGCGAGACCTCGAGCGCCTGCGAGGCAAAACCGACTCTAGTGACACTTTAAAACGCcgcctgagagagacagag CAGGAGGGCAGGAAGACCCTTGAAAACCAGGTAAAGAGGCTCGAGATGGTTGAGCGGCGGGAGAATAAGCTGAAAGATGACATTCAGACCAAATCCCAGCAGATCCAGCAGATGGCTGAAAAGATCCTG GAACTGGAGGAGAACCTGAGGGATGCCCAGTCGACAGCTCAGAGGATGGAAACCCAACTGGTTCAAAAGGAGAGGCTTTATGAAGACAAGATCAAG GTTCTGGAGGCTCAGATGAAGGTAGACCTGGCTGACAAAGAGAGCCTTGAGGCCAGAAGGGCCCAGCAGGAGGAAGAATCCAGGGAGAACTGCAAACTCATCAGCGAACAGAAAGCA ACTATTAACGCTATGGATTCCAAGATGAAGAACTTGGAGCAGCGCATTGCTGAGCTGTCAGAGGCTAATAAGCTGGCCGCAAACAGCAGCATCTACACCCAGAAGAATAT GAAAGCCCAGGAGGAGATGATCTCAGAGCTTCGGCAGCAAAAGTTCTATTTGGAGTCTCAGGCAGGCAAGCTAGAGGCCCAAAATGCCAAACTGGAGGAGCACCTGGAGAAGATGAGTCAACAGGAGCAGACCAAGAGGACCCGGCTGCTGGAACTGGAGAGTAGGCTGCGGGAG ATGGGCCTAGAACATGAGGAAGAGAAGTTGGAGATCAAGCGACAGGTGTCAGAGTTGACCCTCTCCTTGCAGGAGCGCGAATCCCAGATAAGCAGCCTGCAGGCTGCGCGTCTCGCCCTGGagagccagctgcagcaagcAAAGACTGAGCTGGAGGAGACCACCGctgaggctgaggaggagatcACCGCGCTCAGG AATCACAGAGATGAAATTCAGCGCAAGTTTGATGCCTTGAGAGACAGCTGCTCA GTAATCACTGACCTGGAGGAGCAGCTAACACAGCTGAGTCAGGAAAATGCTGAGTTGAACCGCCAGAACTTCTACCTGTCCAAACAGCTTGATGAAGCGTCAGATGAGAGGGAGGACCAACTGCAGCTCAGCCAGGAAGTGGACAGGCTGAGGAGGGAGGTGGCTGACCGTGAGATGCACCTCAACAACCAGaaacag AACATTGAGACACTGAAGACCACATGCAGCATGCTGGAGGAGCAGGTGGTGGAGCTGGAGTCCCTCAATGACGAGTTACTGGAGAAGGAGAGGCAGTGGGAGGCTTGGAGAGGCGCCCTGGAGGATGAAAAAAGCCAAGCTGAAAGACGCACCAGAGACTTGCAGAGGCTGTTGGACAATGAGAAGCAGAACAG GCTGCGTGCAGACCAGCGCAGCTCTGAATCTCGCCAGGCAGTAGAACTGGCAGTCAAAGAGCACAAAGCTGAGATACTGGCCTTACAGCAGGCCTTGAAGGAGCAGAGACTGAAGGCTGAAAGTCTGTCTGATACT CTCAATGATCTGGAGAAGAAACACGCCATGCTAGAGATGAACGCCCGCAGCTTACAGCAGAAActggagacggagagagaactAAAACAGAGGCTGATGGAAGAG CAGgggaagctgcagcagcagatggaCCTTCAGAAGAGCCACATATTCCGTCTGACCCAAGGCCTGCAGGATGCCCTGGACCAGACCGACATGCTCAAGACTGAGAGGACCGATCTGGAGTACCAGCTGGAGAATATACAG GCTGTATATTCTCATGAGAAGGTGAAGATGGAGGGGACCATCTCCCAGCAGACCAAACTCATTGATTTCCTTCAGGCCAAAATGGATCAGCCCACCAAGAAAAAGAAG GGTATATTCGGGCGGCGGCGGGAGGATGTAGGCACCACAACTAATGGGGCACTGGCTCCCCAGGCCCAGCCGGCCGTTCCCCTGCAATACGGTGACATGAAAATGGCTTTGGAGAAGGAGCGCTCAAGGTgtgcagagctggaggaggctcTGCAGAAGATGAGAATAGAGCTACGATCCCTTAGAGAAGAGG CAGCTCATTTCAAAGCCCAGGAACACGTGGCTCCTTCCACGCCGGCCCAGGCTCGTCATCAAATCCTCATGTCAGCTATTGTCAAATCCCCAGAACATCAACCCAATCCTAGCAGCCTGCTCAACCCCTCCACCCGCTGCAAGGAGACCTCCACACCTGAAG AAAAGAGGAGGGTCACCTTTGAAA AGTTTGGTCGACGTGTGAAAGAGAGAATGCACCACAACATTCCTCATCGCTTCACTGTGGGCCTCAACATGAGGGCTGCCAAGTGTGCCGTCTGCCTGGACACTGTGCATTTTGGACGACAGGCTGCCACTTGTCTAG AGTGTCATACCCTGTGTCACCCTAAATGCTCACCATGTCTCCCAGCCACCTGCGGTCTGCCAGCTGAGTATGCCACCCACTTTTCAGAGGCCTTGTGCCGAGAAAAGGCAAACTCCCCTGCACTGCAGGTCAAAGAGGCCAGTGGGCATGTTCGTTTGGAGGGATGGATGAAGCAACCTAG AAATGGCAAGCGTGGTCAGCAGGGCTGGGAGAGGAAATATGTGGTGCTGGATGGAACTAAAGTATCAATCTATGATACTGAGCCCAGAGAAG ACTGTATAAAAGTTGAGGAGGAGTTTGAGCTCTGCCTGCCTGATGGAGAGGTGACTGTTCATGGAGCTGTTGGAGCCTCAGAGCTCATCAACACTGCCAAGTCAG ACATCCCGTATGTGCTGAAGCTCGAGTCACATCCCCACACCACCTGCTGGCCAGGACAGTCCCTCTACTTCATGGCTCCCAGCTTCCCTGACAAGCAGCGCTGGGTGGCTGTACTGGAGTCTGTGGTGGCTGGTAGTCGTGGATCTAGagacaaagttgatgctgatgct AAACTTCTCGGCAACTCTCTGCTGAAGCTGGAGGGTGATGACCGTTTGGACATCAACTGCACTATGCCTCTCACCGACCAG ATCGTGTTGGTTGGCTCTGAGGAGGGTTTGTATGCTCTAAACGTCATAAAGAACTCTTTGACCCACATCCCCGGGCTGACCTCCGTCTTCCAGATCCAGATCCTGAAGGAGCTTGATAAGCTGCTGATGATCACTG GAGAAGACAGGGCTTTGTGTCTGGTGGAGATCAAGAAGGTGAAACAATCCTTGTCGCAGTCCCATCTCCCAGCTCAGCCAGACCTCAACCCCTTCATCTTTGAGACAGTCAAGGGATGCCACCTCTTCTCCTCTGGAAAG ATCGATAATGGGACCTGTATCTGTGCTGCTATGCCCAATAAGATTACAATTCTGCGACATAATGAAAGTCTGAACAAATTTTGCATCAGAAAG GAGATTGAGACATCAGAGCCCTGCAGCTGTATTCACTTCACTGGCTACAGTATCATTATCGGCACCAACAAGTTCTATGAGATTGAGATGAAGCAGTATGTGCTGGAAG AGTTCCTGGATAAAAACGATGTGACACTAGCTTCAGCAGTCTTTGCCGCGTCCTCCCACAGCTTCCCCATCTCCATCATCCAGGTCACCACAGCTCCTCAGAAAGACGAATACCTgctctgtttccatg AGTTCGGCGTGTTTGTGGACGCTTATGGCCGCAGGAGTAGAAATGATGATATCAAATGGAGCCGCCTGCCTCTCTCGTTCG CCTACAGAGAACCCTACCTGTTTGTGACCTACTTCAACTCTCTGGATGTTATTGAAATTCTGGGACACGCTGCTCTGGG GCCCCACTCATATGCACACCTGGATATTCCTAACCCACGCTACCTTGGCCCAGCCATCTCCTCTGGAGCCATCTACCTGGCCTCTTCCTACCAGAACAAATTACGGGTCATTTGCTGTAAGGGCAACCTGGTCCAGAGCCAGGAGGGCGTAGGAGACCTGCAGCGAAACGGCTCCGGACGCAG CCCTAACAAGCGTGGGCCTCCTTCCTACAATGAGCACATCTCTAAAAGGCTGGCAGCCAATCCCCTAGTTCACGGAGATCCCGGCACACCTCACCGCTACCGAGAGGCTCGCACAGAGTTTCGACGGGACAAGTCCCCCAGTCGTccactggagagagagaagtctCCTGGCAGGATGCTGGAGAGTCGGATAGTGGGGTCTCCAGGCAGGGCCATGGCTGACCCACGCTTGGAGCGCTCCCCGGGCAGGGCCATGGCGGACCCTCGAATGGACCGATCTCCTGGCCGGATGATGGATGTTCGTAGGGAGAGGTCCCCCGGACGATTCGAAGAGCGCCAAAGGCTTCACACTGGCTCTGGTCGCACACCTATAAACCCTGTTAACAAG GTATGGGACCAGTCATCAGTTTAA